A single Sporosarcina sp. FSL W8-0480 DNA region contains:
- the hemH gene encoding ferrochelatase produces MTRKKMGLLVMAYGTPYKDEDIEPYYTHIRRGRPPAPEQLQNLRDRYQAIGGISPLAKITENQANALCDHLNKTQDEIEFSVYVGLKHITPFIEEAVEKMNEDGIEEVVSIVLAPHYSTFSVKSYNERAKEEAEKYGISITSVDSWYKQPKFIQYWTEKIRGSFDGMNEAEREKACLIVSAHSLPEKIKQFGDPYPEQLEETAKMIAEAAEVKNYAVGWQSEGQTGEPWLGPDVQDLTRDLHEKEGYEAFVYTPVGFVSDHLEVLYDNDYECKVVCDEIGAAYYRPAMPNTDPLFISAMSDAVLEQLKA; encoded by the coding sequence ATGACAAGGAAGAAAATGGGGCTTTTAGTCATGGCGTACGGAACCCCGTACAAAGACGAAGACATAGAACCGTACTACACACATATTCGGCGCGGTCGTCCACCAGCACCGGAACAACTACAAAACCTCCGTGACCGCTACCAAGCAATAGGTGGAATCTCTCCACTTGCAAAAATCACGGAAAACCAAGCAAACGCACTCTGCGATCACTTGAACAAAACACAAGACGAAATCGAATTCAGCGTATACGTCGGACTAAAACATATTACGCCATTCATCGAAGAAGCAGTCGAAAAAATGAACGAAGATGGAATCGAAGAAGTAGTATCCATCGTCCTTGCACCACATTACTCAACATTCTCCGTAAAATCATATAATGAACGGGCAAAAGAAGAAGCCGAAAAATACGGCATTTCAATTACATCTGTTGACAGCTGGTACAAACAACCGAAATTCATCCAGTATTGGACTGAAAAAATCAGAGGTTCATTCGATGGCATGAACGAAGCGGAACGCGAAAAAGCATGCCTCATCGTTTCAGCGCACTCCCTGCCTGAGAAAATCAAGCAGTTCGGAGATCCATATCCAGAGCAATTGGAAGAAACGGCGAAAATGATCGCAGAAGCTGCCGAAGTGAAAAACTATGCAGTCGGTTGGCAAAGTGAAGGACAGACAGGTGAGCCTTGGTTAGGGCCAGACGTACAAGACTTGACGCGAGATTTGCATGAAAAAGAAGGATATGAAGCATTCGTTTATACGCCGGTCGGCTTCGTTTCAGATCATTTGGAAGTGCTATACGACAATGATTACGAATGTAAAGTCGTTTGTGATGAAATCGGTGCTGCTTATTACCGTCCGGCAATGCCGAATACGGATCCGCTTTTCATTAGCGCCATGTCTGATGCTGTCCTTGAACAACTGAAGGCGTGA
- the hemE gene encoding uroporphyrinogen decarboxylase, translating to MTTFNDTLLRAARGEKIDHTPVWFMRQAGRSQPEYRKIKEKYSLEEITHQPELCAYVTKLPVDNYNVDAAILYKDIVTPLPGIGVDVKIKAGVGPVISNPIRSVQDVHNLGELSPEDHIPFVIDTIKILKEQLTVPLIGFAGAPFTLASYMIEGGPSKSYNLTKSFMVSEPEAWFALMNKLADTIITSIKAQVNAGAAAIQVFDSWVGALNVSDYRTFIKPVMNRIFTELRELNVPLITFGVGASHLANEWHDLPVDVVGLDWRLSIKEAGERGLTKTLQGNLDPSLLLADWNIIEERAKAIVEQGVEHGSHIFNLGHGVFPEVQPATLKRLTEFVHEYSRELRK from the coding sequence ATGACAACATTTAACGATACACTGCTTCGTGCTGCAAGAGGCGAAAAAATTGACCATACACCGGTTTGGTTCATGAGACAAGCTGGCCGTTCACAACCGGAATACCGTAAAATCAAGGAAAAATACTCCCTCGAGGAAATCACACACCAACCGGAACTTTGTGCATATGTAACAAAGCTTCCAGTTGATAACTACAATGTAGATGCTGCGATTTTGTATAAAGATATCGTAACGCCATTGCCAGGAATCGGAGTCGATGTGAAAATCAAAGCGGGCGTTGGCCCTGTTATTTCCAATCCAATCCGTTCTGTGCAAGATGTTCATAATCTTGGAGAACTGTCTCCTGAAGATCATATCCCATTCGTTATTGATACGATTAAAATATTGAAAGAACAACTGACTGTACCGTTGATCGGTTTCGCTGGTGCACCATTCACGTTGGCAAGCTATATGATTGAAGGCGGTCCGTCAAAAAGCTATAATCTGACAAAATCCTTCATGGTATCTGAACCTGAAGCATGGTTTGCCCTCATGAACAAATTGGCGGATACAATCATCACGTCCATCAAGGCGCAAGTTAACGCAGGTGCCGCGGCAATCCAAGTATTCGACTCATGGGTAGGAGCGTTAAATGTTTCGGACTACAGAACATTCATCAAACCAGTCATGAACCGTATCTTTACGGAGCTGCGCGAGTTAAATGTGCCACTAATTACATTTGGAGTAGGCGCAAGCCACTTGGCAAACGAATGGCATGACCTCCCTGTCGACGTCGTAGGCCTGGACTGGCGTTTAAGCATCAAAGAAGCCGGGGAAAGAGGTTTAACAAAGACGTTACAAGGGAATTTAGACCCTTCATTACTGCTTGCCGACTGGAACATCATCGAAGAACGTGCAAAAGCAATCGTCGAACAAGGCGTCGAACACGGCAGCCACATTTTCAACCTTGGCCACGGAGTCTTCCCAGAAGTACAACCAGCAACATTGAAGAGATTGACAGAATTTGTACATGAGTATAGTAGGGAACTACGTAAATAA
- a CDS encoding antibiotic biosynthesis monooxygenase, with protein MYLYMTSGTKDFMEKLQERYKDEGLILMHGGGQSLLLHETEAKSFFQTPRRYEVISSTGNLKDEGFFVCNNVTVTDEGRPVFEHRFSSLQEEIESQPGFVAFRLLRPIGSDTYVIMTEWEEASNFDLWKSTPSYKNSHQMIDNKEFANSTTHIFASAPYITTFIAKKEDSER; from the coding sequence GTGTATTTGTATATGACATCCGGAACGAAAGATTTTATGGAGAAACTTCAAGAACGTTATAAAGATGAAGGGTTGATCCTCATGCATGGTGGCGGACAGTCGCTTCTTTTACACGAAACGGAGGCGAAGTCGTTCTTTCAGACACCAAGACGCTATGAGGTCATTAGTTCGACCGGCAATCTGAAGGATGAAGGCTTTTTTGTTTGTAATAATGTCACAGTCACTGATGAAGGGCGTCCTGTTTTCGAACATCGTTTCTCTTCTTTACAAGAAGAAATCGAGTCACAACCCGGTTTCGTTGCATTCCGCTTGCTCCGTCCGATTGGTTCGGACACATATGTCATCATGACGGAATGGGAAGAGGCCTCGAATTTCGACTTGTGGAAAAGCACCCCATCGTATAAGAACTCCCACCAAATGATTGATAACAAGGAGTTTGCAAATAGTACGACACATATTTTTGCAAGCGCCCCCTATATTACGACATTTATTGCAAAGAAAGAGGATAGCGAACGATAA
- a CDS encoding amidohydrolase, translating to MIEDGCLEGVDAIFGTHLWSGTPLRTIEYLTGPVMAAADRFEITIQGAGGHGASPHQTKDAVVIGAQLVINLQQLVSRRVNPIESAVLSVGSFIADNAFNVIADSAKLGGTVRSFNPEIRDLMEREMKRVVEGTALAHDCEIKFDYFRGYPAVVNHKSETEFLKEVAEQIPGVEAVIESKPHMGGEDFAYYLEKVPGTFFFTGAQPATPYPHHHPKFDFDEQAMLLAAKTLGAAALDYQTI from the coding sequence ATGATAGAAGACGGTTGTCTCGAAGGGGTCGATGCAATCTTCGGTACCCATCTCTGGTCGGGCACTCCATTGAGGACGATTGAATACTTAACAGGCCCGGTCATGGCGGCTGCCGATCGATTCGAAATAACAATCCAAGGGGCGGGCGGCCACGGGGCATCTCCGCATCAGACGAAAGATGCCGTAGTTATCGGAGCGCAACTTGTCATTAACCTTCAACAGCTTGTGTCGAGACGTGTCAATCCGATTGAATCCGCAGTACTTTCCGTCGGCTCTTTCATCGCCGATAACGCATTCAATGTAATCGCGGACTCTGCCAAACTTGGCGGTACCGTACGCTCCTTCAACCCCGAAATTCGTGATCTGATGGAAAGGGAAATGAAGCGTGTCGTCGAGGGAACTGCACTCGCCCACGACTGTGAAATCAAATTCGACTATTTCCGCGGATACCCTGCCGTCGTGAACCATAAGTCGGAGACCGAATTCCTTAAGGAAGTTGCCGAGCAAATCCCGGGAGTTGAAGCGGTCATCGAAAGCAAGCCGCATATGGGCGGAGAGGATTTCGCGTATTATTTGGAAAAGGTTCCAGGTACATTCTTCTTCACCGGAGCACAACCGGCAACACCTTATCCACACCATCATCCAAAATTCGATTTCGACGAACAAGCGATGTTACTTGCGGCGAAGACACTTGGTGCAGCTGCATTAGACTATCAAACTATTTAA